From the Daucus carota subsp. sativus chromosome 8, DH1 v3.0, whole genome shotgun sequence genome, one window contains:
- the LOC108197751 gene encoding uncharacterized protein LOC108197751, which translates to MDELLVCVDRIIASACFDSVSERGERLLSDEANHHVVQVEKLEEMKNGEVGCCSECRICQEEDEQHHMEAPCACNGTLKFAHRKCIQLWCNKKGDITCEICNQVFSPNYDLPPAKNSSDVMAIDIRQAWGANIDLRDPHFLAFAAADSRFLQAEYEEYAVANSASVACFRPVAFILMFILLLRQALMLTRDSGMMQESSTFFNIQISLLQLAGFLLPCYAMARLWYIVRSRRRQGQIEF; encoded by the exons atggaTGAGTTGCTGGTGTGTGTAGATAGGATAATAGCGTCAGCTTGCTTTGATTCAGTTAGTGAAAGAGGTGAGAGGCTTTTGAGTGATGAAGCTAATCATCATGTTGTTCAAGTTGAAAAGTTGGAAGAAATGAAGAATGGGGAAGTGGGTTGTTGTTCAGAGTGTAGGATTTGTcaagaagaagatgaacaaCATCACATGGAAGCTCCTTGTGCTTGTAATGGAACTCTAAAG TTTGCACATAGGAAGTGCATCCAGCTATGGTGCAACAAGAAGGGTGATATCACTTGCGAAATTTGCAATCAG GTCTTTTCACCAAATTATGATCTTCCGCCAGCAAAAAACAGTTCTGATGTCATGGCAATTGATATCAG GCAAGCTTGGGGTGCAAACATTGATCTTCGGGACCCTCACTTTCTGGCTTTTGCTGCTGCTGACAGTCGGTTTCTGCAAGCCGAATATGAAGAGTATGCTGTTGCAAATTCTGCAAGCGTGGCGTGTTTCCGCCCCGTGGCCTTCATT TTGATGTTTATTTTGCTTTTACGCCAAGCCCTGATGTTAACAAGAGACTCCGGGATGATGCAGGAATCGTCAACATTCTTCAAT ATCCAGATATCTCTTCTTCAGCTTGCTGGTTTTTTACTTCCATGCTATGCAATGGCCAGGTTGTGGTACATCGTCCGAAGCCGGAGGAGGCAG GGACAAATAGAATTTTAG